In Hamadaea flava, a genomic segment contains:
- the ilvC gene encoding ketol-acid reductoisomerase — translation MTEVFYDDDADLSVIAGRKVAVIGYGSQGHAHALSLRDSGVDVRVGLPEGSKSRAKAEEQGLRVVTPFEAAAEADVIMILAPDTAQRKIYAEAIEPNLTAGKALFFGHGLNIRYGLIKPPADVDVAMVAPKGPGHLVRRQYVDGKGVPCLVAVEQDPTGGALALALSYAKGIGGTRAGVIQTTFTEETETDLFGEQAVLCGGTAALVQTGFEVLTEAGYSPEIAYFECLHELKLIVDLMYEGGIARMRYSVSDTAEYGDVTRGPRVINSAVKDEMRKILGEIQSGEFAREWIAEDDAGRPNFTKLQQQGADHPIEEVGKKLRGMMSWVDRPITETA, via the coding sequence GTGACCGAGGTTTTCTACGACGACGACGCCGACCTCTCGGTGATCGCCGGCCGCAAGGTCGCGGTGATCGGCTACGGCAGCCAGGGACACGCGCACGCGTTGTCGCTGCGTGACTCGGGCGTCGACGTCCGGGTGGGCCTGCCCGAGGGCTCGAAGAGCCGGGCCAAGGCCGAGGAGCAGGGTCTGCGGGTCGTCACCCCGTTCGAGGCGGCGGCCGAGGCCGACGTCATCATGATCCTCGCGCCGGACACCGCCCAGCGGAAGATCTACGCCGAGGCCATCGAGCCGAACCTGACCGCCGGCAAGGCGCTCTTCTTCGGGCACGGCCTCAACATCCGGTACGGCCTGATCAAGCCGCCCGCCGACGTCGACGTGGCGATGGTCGCGCCGAAGGGCCCGGGTCACCTGGTCCGGCGTCAGTACGTCGACGGCAAGGGCGTGCCGTGTCTGGTCGCCGTCGAGCAGGACCCCACCGGCGGTGCGCTCGCCCTGGCCCTGTCGTACGCCAAGGGCATCGGCGGCACCCGCGCCGGCGTCATCCAGACCACCTTCACCGAGGAGACCGAGACCGACCTCTTCGGCGAGCAGGCGGTCCTCTGCGGCGGCACGGCCGCCCTGGTGCAGACCGGCTTCGAGGTGCTGACCGAGGCGGGCTACTCGCCGGAGATCGCGTACTTCGAGTGCCTGCACGAGCTGAAGCTCATCGTGGACCTCATGTACGAGGGCGGCATCGCCCGGATGCGGTACAGCGTCTCGGACACCGCCGAGTACGGCGACGTGACCCGCGGCCCCCGCGTCATCAACTCCGCCGTCAAGGACGAGATGCGCAAGATCCTGGGTGAGATCCAGTCGGGCGAGTTCGCCCGCGAGTGGATCGCCGAGGACGACGCCGGCCGCCCGAACTTCACCAAGCTGCAGCAGCAGGGCGCGGACCACCCGATCGAGGAGGTCGGCAAGAAGCTGCGCGGAATGATGAGCTGGGTCGACCGGCCGATCACCGAGACCGCCTGA
- the mpgS gene encoding mannosyl-3-phosphoglycerate synthase — MRLEYSYRTERFGAVRISPLQRVVEIDGSAADNEVERVQGDGSTRVVGRDTLRGIERDMVIVVPCMNEPRRVIEGVLAGIPHDCLIVLVSNSDRTPVDRYDIELRSLEEYCRLANRPALAVHQRDPGVGAAMKAAGMPEIVDESEGGVRRGKGEAMILAMALAAMSGRRYIGYVDADNYVPGSVHEYCKVYAAGLALADSPYSMVRIAWDSKPKVRDGRLFFSKRGRTSEVTNDFLNRLLAEYSGFGTDAIVTGNAGEHALSLELGLRMRMAGGFAVEPFQFVELFEQFGGVLPDASPVPPEVGVPMLQIGTCNPHFHDNKGDEHVQSMRFQALNVLYHSPVCPPSLRTEILDFLILQGALEPGQEPLRERVYPPVGTLALDRLYDVLAGEATSFRQFGHKVTAVTPRTVVPIERGVVHDTVRETSVLA, encoded by the coding sequence ATGCGGTTGGAGTATTCGTACCGAACGGAGCGGTTCGGCGCCGTCCGAATCAGCCCGTTGCAGCGAGTCGTCGAGATCGATGGCTCCGCGGCCGACAACGAGGTCGAGCGGGTCCAAGGGGACGGCTCGACCCGGGTAGTCGGCCGGGACACGCTCCGGGGGATCGAGCGCGACATGGTCATCGTCGTCCCCTGCATGAACGAGCCGCGCCGGGTGATCGAGGGAGTTCTGGCGGGCATCCCGCACGACTGCCTCATCGTCCTCGTCTCGAACAGTGACCGGACCCCCGTGGACCGGTACGACATCGAGCTGCGCTCGCTGGAGGAGTACTGCCGGTTGGCCAACCGGCCGGCTCTGGCGGTGCATCAGCGCGATCCGGGGGTGGGCGCCGCGATGAAGGCGGCGGGCATGCCCGAGATCGTCGACGAGTCCGAAGGCGGCGTACGCCGAGGCAAGGGTGAAGCGATGATCCTCGCCATGGCGCTGGCCGCCATGAGCGGGCGTCGCTACATCGGTTACGTGGACGCCGACAACTACGTCCCCGGGTCGGTCCACGAGTACTGCAAGGTCTACGCGGCCGGTCTCGCGTTGGCCGACAGTCCTTACTCGATGGTCCGCATCGCGTGGGACTCCAAGCCGAAGGTCCGCGACGGGCGGCTGTTCTTCAGCAAGCGCGGGCGGACGTCGGAAGTCACCAACGACTTCCTCAATCGGCTGCTCGCCGAGTACTCCGGATTCGGCACCGACGCGATCGTCACCGGCAACGCCGGTGAGCACGCGCTCAGCCTGGAGCTCGGCCTGCGGATGCGGATGGCCGGCGGGTTCGCCGTCGAGCCGTTCCAATTCGTCGAACTGTTCGAACAGTTCGGCGGGGTGCTGCCGGACGCGTCACCGGTCCCGCCCGAGGTGGGCGTACCGATGTTGCAGATCGGCACGTGCAATCCGCATTTCCACGACAACAAGGGCGACGAGCACGTCCAGTCGATGCGCTTCCAGGCGCTCAACGTGCTCTACCACTCCCCGGTCTGCCCGCCCTCCCTGCGTACGGAGATCTTGGATTTCCTGATCCTGCAGGGGGCGCTGGAGCCCGGTCAGGAGCCGCTGCGGGAACGCGTCTACCCGCCGGTCGGCACCCTCGCCCTGGATCGCCTCTACGACGTGCTCGCCGGTGAGGCGACGTCGTTCCGTCAGTTCGGTCACAAGGTGACCGCTGTGACACCGCGCACGGTCGTGCCGATCGAGCGGGGTGTCGTGCACGACACGGTTCGGGAGACATCGGTGCTCGCATAG
- the serA gene encoding phosphoglycerate dehydrogenase — protein sequence MTPVVLIAEELAPAALDVLAHDFDVRHVDGTDRPALLAALAEADAVIVRSATKIDAEAIAAGSRLKVVARAGVGLDNVDSAAATARGVMVVNAPTSNIVSAAEQAVALLLAVARHTAVASASLKKGEWKRSKFTGVEIQGKTVGVVGLGRIGVLFAQRMAAFGTRLIAYDPYVQPARAAQLGVRLVGLEELLRESDFISVHLPKTPETLGLIGVNELKMVKPGVRIVNAARGGLIDEAALADAVADGRVAGVGLDVFAKEPCTDSPLFAFDNVVAVPHLGASTAEAQDKAGLAVAKSVKLALQGEFVPDAVNVQAGGVVAEAVRPLLPLAEKLGKVFTAVAGGVAASVTVDVRGEIIANDVSVLKLAATKGLFGAVVEEQVTYVNAPLLAADRGVEVELVTSAEVVGHKNLVTVRGAKPNGRVVTVSGTVVSNGFRDQVKLTAVDDFDLELDAEGVLLFFRYADRPGIVGTIGTFLGQAGVNIASMQVSRRAAGGEALMTLTVDSGIGAELLQQAAASIGATAAAAVDLTEE from the coding sequence GTGACTCCCGTCGTTCTCATCGCCGAAGAGCTCGCTCCTGCGGCCCTCGACGTCCTCGCCCACGACTTCGACGTCCGGCACGTCGACGGCACCGACCGCCCGGCCCTGCTCGCCGCGCTCGCCGAAGCCGACGCCGTGATCGTCCGAAGCGCCACCAAGATCGACGCCGAGGCGATCGCCGCCGGTTCCCGGCTCAAGGTCGTGGCCCGTGCCGGTGTCGGCCTGGACAATGTCGACTCCGCCGCCGCCACCGCCCGAGGCGTCATGGTGGTCAACGCGCCGACCTCCAACATCGTCTCCGCCGCCGAGCAGGCCGTCGCGCTGTTGCTCGCCGTCGCCCGGCACACCGCCGTCGCGAGCGCCTCGCTCAAGAAGGGCGAGTGGAAGCGCTCGAAGTTCACCGGCGTCGAGATCCAGGGCAAGACGGTCGGCGTCGTCGGCCTCGGCCGGATCGGCGTGCTTTTCGCGCAGCGGATGGCCGCGTTCGGTACCCGGCTCATCGCGTACGACCCCTACGTCCAGCCGGCCCGCGCCGCTCAGCTCGGCGTCCGCCTGGTCGGCCTGGAGGAGCTGCTCCGCGAGTCCGACTTCATCTCGGTCCACCTGCCGAAGACCCCGGAGACGCTCGGCCTCATCGGCGTCAACGAGCTCAAGATGGTCAAGCCCGGCGTACGCATCGTCAACGCCGCCCGCGGTGGGCTGATCGACGAGGCCGCCCTGGCCGACGCGGTCGCCGACGGTCGGGTCGCCGGCGTGGGCCTGGACGTCTTCGCCAAGGAGCCGTGCACCGACTCGCCGCTGTTCGCCTTCGACAACGTCGTGGCCGTCCCGCACCTGGGCGCGTCCACCGCCGAGGCGCAGGACAAGGCGGGCCTGGCCGTCGCCAAGAGCGTGAAGCTCGCGCTCCAGGGCGAGTTCGTGCCGGACGCCGTCAACGTCCAGGCCGGCGGGGTCGTGGCCGAGGCGGTCCGCCCGCTGCTGCCGCTCGCCGAGAAGCTCGGCAAGGTCTTCACCGCCGTCGCCGGCGGAGTCGCCGCCAGCGTGACGGTCGACGTCCGCGGCGAGATCATCGCCAACGACGTGTCGGTCCTCAAGCTCGCCGCGACCAAGGGCCTCTTCGGCGCCGTCGTCGAGGAGCAGGTCACCTACGTCAACGCGCCGCTGCTCGCGGCGGACCGCGGCGTCGAGGTCGAGCTGGTCACCTCGGCCGAGGTCGTGGGCCACAAGAATCTCGTGACGGTACGCGGAGCGAAGCCGAACGGTCGCGTCGTCACCGTCTCGGGCACGGTGGTGTCGAACGGCTTCCGCGACCAGGTGAAGCTGACCGCGGTCGACGACTTCGACCTGGAGCTGGACGCCGAGGGCGTGCTCCTCTTCTTCCGGTACGCCGACCGCCCCGGCATCGTCGGCACGATCGGCACCTTCCTCGGCCAGGCCGGGGTCAACATCGCCTCGATGCAGGTCTCCCGGCGGGCGGCCGGCGGTGAGGCGCTGATGACCCTGACGGTCGACAGTGGAATCGGTGCCGAGCTGCTCCAGCAGGCGGCCGCGTCGATCGGCGCGACTGCGGCGGCGGCGGTTGACCTCACCGAAGAGTGA